From a single Glycine soja cultivar W05 chromosome 19, ASM419377v2, whole genome shotgun sequence genomic region:
- the LOC114399965 gene encoding uncharacterized protein LOC114399965, translated as KLAATEFSDYALVWWNKLQKERARNEEPMVDTWTEMKKIMRKRYVPASYSRDLKFKLQKLTQGNKGVEEYFKEMDVLMIQANIEEDEEVTMARFLNGLTNDIRDIVELQEFVEMDDLLHKAIQVEQQLKRKGVAKRSFTNFGSSSWKDKGKKDGAATSSSSTPIPSKTRSKSQEEPSKRSRDVKCFKCQGLGHYAYECPNKRSMVLRDGEYISESDVEEEEESEYVEEEETPEGDLLMIRRLLGGQLKHEEESQRENIFHTRCLINGKVCMVIIDGGSCTNVASARLVSKLNLATKPHPRPYKLQWLSKDGEVQVRQQVEVDVSIGKYNDKVLCDVVPMEASHLLLGRPWQFDKRDFQDMFPPNVPNGLPPLRGIEHQIDLIPGASLPNRPAYRSNPQETKEIQRQVDELISKGWVRDSMSPCAVPVILVPKKDGTWRFVVSSKGVQVDEEKVRAIQEWPTPKSVTEVRSFHGLASFYRRFVKDFSTLAAPLNEVLKKNVGFKWGEKQEEAFNVLKQKLTNAPILALPNFQKSFEIECDASNVGIGAVLMQEGHPIAYFSEKLSGPTLNYSTYDKELYALVRALKTWQHYLYPKEFVIHSDHESLKYIKGQGKLNKRHAKWVEFLEQFPYVIKHKKGKGNIVADALSRRHEGFLFKENKLCVPKCSTRNLLVCEAHEGGLMGHFGVQKTLETLQEHFYWPHMKKDVQKFCEHCIVCKKAKSKVKPHGLYTPLPIPEYPWIDLSMDFVLGLPKTSNGRDSIFVVVDRFSKMAHFIPCKKVDDASHVADLFFKEIVRLHGLPRSIVSDRDSKFLSHFWRTLWSKLGTKLLFSTTCHPQTDGQTEVVNRTLGTLLRTVLRKNLKTWEACLPHVEFAYNRAVHSTTNCSPFEVVYGFNPLTPLDLLPMPNVSVHMRKERFPEQRKSKLQPRGDGPFQVLERINDNAYKVELPDGESDLRTNPSQEGE; from the exons aagcttgccgccacggagttttccgactatgctcttgtgtggtggaacaagctacaaaaggagagagcaagaaatgaagagccaatggttgatacatggacggagatgaaaaagatcatgaggaagcggtatgtgccggctagttactcaagggacttgaaattcaagctccaaaaactaacccaaggcaacaagggggttgaggagtatttcaaggaaatggatgtgctcatgattcaagcaaatattgaagaagatgaggaggtaactatggctcgatttcttaatggtttgactaatgatatccgtgatattgttgagctgcaggagtttgttgaaatggatgatttgcttcacaaagcaatccaagtggagcaacaattaaaaaggaagggagtggctaagaggagttttaccaactttggttcttctagttggaaagacaaaggtaagaaagatggggctgctacttctagtagttccacacctatcccatcaaaaactcgctcaaagtcccaagaggaaccctctaaaaggagtagagatgtgaagtgtttcaagtgccaaggcctaggacactatgcttatgagtgccctaacaaaaggtccatggttcttagagatggagaatatataagtgaatctgatgttgaagaggaagaggagagtgagtacgtagaggaagaggagactccggagggagatttgttgatgattaggcggttacttggtggtcaattgaagcatgaggaggagagccaaagagaaaacatctttcacactagatgtttaatcaatggcaaggtgtgcatggtgatcattgatggaggtagttgcaccaatgtggctagtgctagattagtgtcaaagctaaatttagctactaaaccacatcctaggccatacaaacttcaatggcttagtaaggatggggaggtgcaagtgaggcagcaagtggaagtggacgtttccattgggaaatacaatgataaggtactttgtgatgttgttcctatggaggccagtcacttacttttggggagaccatggcaatttgataaaaga gattttcaagacatgtttccaccaaatgtgccaaatggactaccacctttgaggggaattgagcatcaaattgatctcattccgggagcttctttgcccaataggccagcctatagaagtaatccacaagaaaccaaagagattcaaagacaagtggatgaactcattagcaaaggttgggtaagagatagtatgagtccttgtgctgtcccagtgattttggtccctaaaaaggatgggacatggc gttttgttgtgagttcaaaaggagtgcaagttgatgaggagaaggttagggctattcaagaatggcctacacctaagtctgtgaccgaggtgaggagttttcatggcttagcaagtttttatagacgatttgtgaaggattttagcacattggcagcacctctcaatgaagtgctcaagaaaaatgttggtttcaaatggggagagaaacaagaagaagctttcaatgttcttaagcaaaagctaactaatgcccccatacttgcgttgccaaactttcaaaaatcttttgaaattgagtgtgatgcttcaaatgttgggattggggctgtgttgatgcaagaaggccatccaattgcttattttagtgaaaagttaagtggtcctacccttaactattcaacttatgataaggagttgtatgccttagtacgggctttgaaaacatggcaacactacctttatcccaaggaatttgtcattcatagtgaccatgagtccctcaaatatatcaaggggcaaggaaagcttaacaaaaggcatgcgaagtgggtggaattcctagagcaattcccttatgttatcaaacataaaaagggaaaaggtaatattgtagccgatgctctttctcggcgtc atgaaggctttcttttcaaagaaaacaaattgtgtgtgcctaaatgttctactagaaatttgcttgtttgtgaagcacatgaaggaggtttaatggggcattttggggtccaaaagactctagaaacattacaagaacatttttattggcctcatatgaaaaaggatgtgcagaaattttgtgaacattgcattgtatgtaaaaaggcaaagtctaaggtaaagcctcatggattgtatactccattgccaattccggagtatccttggattgatttatccatggattttgttttggggctgccaaaaacaagcaatggtagagattccatttttgtggttgttgataggttttctaaaatggctcattttattccatgtaaaaaagttgatgatgcttcccatgtggctgatttgtttttcaaggagattgtgagactccatggtttgccaaggagcattgttagtgatagggactctaagttcctaagccatttttggaggactttgtggagcaagttgggcactaaattgttattttcaaccacttgtcacccacaaaccgatgggcaaacggaagttgttaataggactttgggaactttgcttaggacagttttgaggaagaacttaaaaacttgggaagcttgtttaccccatgttgaatttgcttacaatagagctgttcatagcaccactaattgttctccttttgaagttgtttatggttttaacccactaactcctcttgatcttttgcctatgcctaatgtttc ggtgcacatgagaaaagaaaggtttccggaacaaaggaaatcaaagcttcaaccaaggggagatggaccatttcaagtgcttgaaagaatcaatgacaatgcttacaaagttgagctgcccg atggagaatccgatttgaggacaaatccttctcaagagggagag